GCCTCCTCAACACATTAGATGCAGCTCACAGTCTAGACAGTGAGGTAGAAGACGTGTGTGCTTAGACAAGATTAGTTATCACTCATCCAGAACCACATCTCAGTGCTGCCATGACCTGCTCAAGAAGGTTCACCTCTCCAGAGCTTACAAATTTTCCCATCATCTCCAAGAACAATTATAATGGTCTATCAGTTTAAGGTATGCAAGTATTGTAAACTTGAGGGAGTATGGCTCTGGCCACCAAATTACCATGAATGCCTCTTCTTGCCCTCTGTTGAATCTCATCCATTAATCAGTTTGAAAGACATTTATATTCTgcacaaggaaatgaaaacatcaaaAGCCTTAATTTGCTTTTTTAGATTACCTTAATTTTCTACCTTACCTTATCTGAACAGTGTAGACATGATTGATGGGTTTGGGTTCCCACTCTAAAATTGTCTTGAAATTAGTTGATTTCCAAGTTAAATTATATGCTGCCACTACATCTGTAGTGCctttaaatgaaagagaaacagcTATTATTACATGAACTTTTCAGCACATGACTTCATGTTGCTGGTAGAAAATGTCTCCCCCACTCTCCCCAGCATCACCGTAAACCTCACATTAATTTTTTGTCCCAACCACAAATGCTTCCCTATTTCATCAAGAGAAAAAATCTCCAAAGTTTTTCTAAACCCAGAATTTCCTCACGGCAAGATCAACTTTGTAATCTAAGGACATAGGTGAGGATACTGAAATCCCCATTTGAAGTCACTCATCCTGTGATAACCTGACATGGAAGCACAGCCGGGGAGCCATCAGCAACTCAGGGCGTCCACCGTCCAGTGCCAGAAGTGCAAAATCCAGGTTCAACTCACTAGGAAAGGCCAGTGAGGAAGGGTTTTCACTCAGTTACGGAAATGGGCAACCCCCATATTTGTGAGAGAAGTTAGGGCTGCACACAATGAAAAAGCCGTTTTCCCATTTTATCTAACATGTCTGTATACTGAAGCTTCCACAAACAACCAGGCAGAAGTTTGGCCTGTTACCCCCTCGGATGTATTCGGTTAGGAGGCTTTATTATTTAAGTATGCTTTGACGATACTCAGCAGGTCACAGTCTCTCCCCTGCCCCACACACCTAACAGGCGTATGGGGCATGCACAATGTGGTGCCTGCTCCAATCCAAGAGACCTTTTGCAACAAGATTGCCTCTAACTCAGACTAAAACACATACAATCAAGAAAAGATCAAGAGCTGCTCTTTATTAAGGAAAAGTGTGTCTGCAGTGAAGGATAATAGTCAAACGTTGCAGGCTGAGGGTAGGTGCGGACTCACGTCTCACCTCCTTCAAGGTCACGGCTCACTGGGAAACTCTTTCCCCAAACTTAAAGCAGGAGCTGAACACCCACTTACGCAACAACAATGGACTCCCGAGCAAGCTTCTCTAGCAGAAAGGGCAGCTAACCCCCTACCCTCCAGCTCCCGCCTGCGCGCCCCGGGGCCTGGGTTCATTGAAACTCGGCTGCAACACAGCAGCCGAGTCTCGCGGACGCAGGCGACACCTTGGAGCATCTGGGCGAGACGGATACCAGCCAGGACTGACCCCCTCCTCCGGGCAGCGCGCCTTGGGTTTCGGGGGCGGGTGCTACTCACCTGTGGCTCCGGCCACCTGGAGAAAGACCCAGCAGAGCAGGAGTGTCCGAGAGACAGTGGCCTCGGGGCCGGGCACTCGGGGCCGGGTGGGGGTCGCCATGTACACGAACTGGCGGGGAGGCCGGGAGGATTCCGCTGTGCCCCGAAGCCTGAGGATGCGGGTCGGATGCGTTTCTGGGATGCCGGAGGTAGCCGAGGGGGCGCGGGGCGCCGCGAGTCTGGGGGAGCGGGTGCCGGGCGCTACTTATGAAGAGCTGCGCGCCCGCCCCCGCCGCTCCTCCCCACTCCCCGCCCCTGGCCCGGTTGCCCGGTCGCGGTGGGCGGCCCCAGCCAATCCACACCCCTGTCCCGCCTCCTCCGGGTAGGAAACTCCAAGACCCTGCAAGGGGTGATTCAGCTGTGATTCAGCCACGCCGTCGCGCGCGAATCTGCCCTTCGGCTCTTCAGGTGCTGCGGTGCACCCGCCGTCGGCTTCCCGTAGCCCCAGGCCCCAAGGGCCCCCAGCCGCCCGGCCCCCCGGCCCCCAAGCCATCCAGGACGGCGGCCCCGATGTCCAGCCTGGGAGGGCAGCAGGTCTGTGGGGAAGGAAGACGGGGAGTATTGGAAGGAGTCTGGAGGTGGAGGACAGGGATTCTTCCCTTCCACTTGGTGACTTAATGCAGGCCCGTGCGTGCGGCAGCACTAAATTTAATAGAAAGTACCGACCTCGGCTCCGCTGGCGCAGCCGACAGTATTGCTCACGTGGGGCTGAGCCGCAGAATCTGCAGCCAAGTAACGGTGGCCTGACCGTGAGCAGGGCCCTCTCCCAGCTCCGGGTTCGTCTTCTACCCCAAAAGCAATGATCTCTGGCCTCCTACCTCGCGCGGCCCTTAGTGTAGGTGCACGTTATGCAGGTGGGGCGAATGCAGGTGCGTGCCCGCAGGCTCAGGTCAGGTAATCCAGCACAGCACAGCCTACCTCCGGTACCGCCTGAGGAACAGCTGCCCCAGACCTGGCAGTTTGCCTCTGGGAGAATTCCAGGGTGACATCTGCAGCCCCGCGGTTCCAGGAAAGATTTTCTCACGTTGAAGAAGAAGTCTGTGGGACTAAGTTCCTCCCAAGTGTAGAGAaaccaaaaatgaaatttaaaaatgtaatcagACTTTCGTGCCCCTAGTCTGAAGCactgtttttttctgaatttatttctagcttgCTTTTCTGGGCTTTGCTCTGAAATTGTCAGGCAAGAGGATGTTAAGTCATATTCTACTGAGTGGCATTGTACAAGGTATTGTCAAATTATTTCCCATCGTTCGCTTATTATTACTGAGTAGTTGTTCCCACTGCAGACGAGAGATTTTAGGGGAAGAGTGGagtgtgttttctctctttcttatttttttctagggAAATCAGCCGTGCATTCCAGTGTATACTGTATTCACATTCTCCATATAGCCTGCTGAGCCATAGCATTacactcattttaaaataaataaaactttgcaaaatttttattctttccctttGCCTGCACTGAAATAGCACAATCAGGCGTAGCTCTTGTAGTCCTTCCTTCCTAGAATCAGAAAGCTACACTTGCTAGAGCTCTCTTCCACCTCTGAAACCCACAAAGTTTATATTTGCAGAACTAAGCCATGCAATTCTCCTTTTGGCAGTCTCTGACCTGAGTCAGCTTCCCTAACAGAGCTTTAACCCCACCTGGGATGTAATTACGGTTTtcaagaagaggaggaaatgggcTATGGTAAGTAACTTTTCATAGCAGTCTTCTCCTGGTTGCTCAGACTGGCAGGGGATCAGCTGTTGCTCTTCACTGTTAAAAGGACgttcttaaaatttctttgttgatgtttgttgcacaggaatgaactattgataaaATTATTCACTAACCTTAAcacaattttttaattgtaatgtGGAGCTCTGTAATTACAGAACTCCCTTCTGTAATGTGGAGCTCAGCGGTTAGCAAAATTTCCTCCTAAATGATACATCTTTGAGACCAAGTTTGAAAATGTCCTAAATTATAATGGTAATCATGTGGCCTGACCAATTCCTTTATGAGCAGACCTTAGTCTATTGGAGGGCTCACAGACATCCTTTTTTAGATGAGGATCCTGCTACTAGCTGTCCTGAGTAAGATGACTTGCCTAACCTCACCATGCACACCTGGTCTTGTGACCCCAGGAGCTATCTTTCTGTGACCATGCTTTTTTCTATTCCAGTGCATGGAAGTCATGTTGGGTCATAAGCCCAGGCTTACTTGATTAATTTATTATCCATAGATGCTCAACAATGCTGTGCAGTTGGTGTAGAAAATACTTGCAGTTTGGGGGACTCACTGTTCTCCTGCAGAAAGAGCCCGATGGTTACTTCTTGAAACGTGCATGCCTGCAGTCATGTTAAGAAATACTGCGGTTCCCGTTGCACACCAGTGATGCAATGTGGCTGATGAAGAGTTTACAGAGAACTGGGATGCTGCTGCAGCCCTTCCTCTGTACTTTCATGGTACCCCACCAAGTTCATTGAGTTGATTTCCTTGAGTCCTTCGTTTGATTTCACCTGTGTGCttgttgtctgtcttccccactaaAGCTACTGGCAGCAATAAggactgtttatttttttctttatatctccCAATGCTCTGCATAATTACCAGCACATGGTAggcttttaatgtattttgaatcAATGAATACTTTTTTGGAATCATGCATGAAGCCAAATAGTTTCATTGCATTCGAGAGATGAAATTTGTCATTGCAATTTTTCTGCCTGGTGGCTGGGCAATGTGTGCTTTGTAATGCTCAGATTGGTGAGAAAATACAAGTCCATCATAGGTTGCAAGGCAATACTTGACAGCAAGCTCTAGCTGTCTAGCTAGTGATTGATGATTCTTGCTATAACTGGAAAATCTAATCTGGAGGTGAAGGAGCTGAAGAGCAGAAAACAAATGTGGAAGTTGGGTAACTGGTTAGTGTTTTTCTAAGAGCCTGGAATCTCTGGTGAGTCAGAAGATTTTCAGTCATACGATGAGGCTGTTGATTAGCTTTCCTTGCATAGAAAGGCTTAATGACTTTCCAAAATAAATTGCAGAAAATGtatatctccccaggaaagggatAGGTTAAGCTTTATGATAGTAAATGAAATTGAGAGTAATCCATATAAAACTATAATACtcatgaaatagcaaaaagagcAAGAAAACCATTTTACCCAAAATTCAGGTAAAAGGCAAAGCATGAAAAATGGCCAGGGGGAATTAGCAGTGGGAACATGGAGTTCTGCAGGAAAAAATGTGACTTAGcagaaactaaaaaaaatctgGTGGGGTAGAGTTAGTCATGGAAAAATCAGCAGTCATGATTATGCATTTTGTGAAGATAATTATATGCTTGTCTAACAGTTAACATTTAGACTGAAATTAAATAGTTCGAAGCCCATACAATGAAATCTCTTATCCTGGTCATTCAAAATACTGCTGCTAACTATCTAGATTAGTTTATAGGAAGCTTTACAAATAAGTTACCACATAGCAACAGTATTCTGAAAAGtataattttagaggaaaagcttccaattCAAACCTTAGACAAGATTAGTATTTTCAGCACACTATTATACTTATAAATCTAAGGCTTATCAAACTACCTGTGAACTTTCATTTTGGTgaaccataaatatttttattctctaaATGCAATGTTGACAAAATAGACAAGTCATAAATGTAAACTGTGAATATTGTTTTAGTAATATAAggtcatttaaaatgaaaacctttaatgtgtattttttaatataacatgATTAAGGAGTTTTTATATTGTATCATTTTATGTAAACATCCCTTAATTCCCCATTTCTATAATTCTGTCATGCCTGACATACACACCAATTTGATGAACAGaaatccattcattcaataaatacttgaataTTTACCTGTTACTGAGTTCTGTCAGACTTTGGATatatagaataaaacaaaaagtccCTTTCCTATGAAACATATCATCACTCCTACTCACTGTCCCAATTTTAATATTTGAATGACTTTCTGTCAGTATTTTGGATTGGATATAAAACAATCTTAACAAcgttatttattaataaattttgTTCCATGTGAGAAAAAAAAACGTTAAGATTTAGCAATGCAATGGTCAGTCCATCAAATGGGTATCTTTAATTCAGAAAATTATCTGTGGCTTGAAATGCTGGTACTTTTTCAGTTTGAATGTATCGATGAACTTGCAAAGTTCTGCATATGAAACCAA
The sequence above is a segment of the Manis pentadactyla isolate mManPen7 chromosome 4, mManPen7.hap1, whole genome shotgun sequence genome. Coding sequences within it:
- the LOC118923086 gene encoding cleavage and polyadenylation specificity factor subunit 6-like, producing the protein MKSCAPAPAAPPHSPPLARLPGRGGRPQPIHTPVPPPPGRKLQDPARGDSAVIQPRRRARICPSALQVLRCTRRRLPVAPGPKGPQPPGPPAPKPSRTAAPMSSLGGQQLAFLGFALKLSGKRMLSHILLSGIVQVSDLSQLP